Proteins co-encoded in one Thermoanaerobaculum aquaticum genomic window:
- the rpsG gene encoding 30S ribosomal protein S7 — MPRRRTVERREVLPDPVYNSQLVTKFINGIMRRGKKSVAEKIFYGAMELIQARTNDDPMKIFKRAVDQVKPQLEVKSRRVGGSTYQVPVEVPPNRQLSLSIRWLIEYAKQRHEKSMMEKLAAELLDAANNRGGAIKKREDTHRMAEANKAFSHYRW, encoded by the coding sequence ATGCCACGCCGTCGAACCGTTGAGCGCCGCGAGGTCCTGCCGGACCCGGTGTACAATTCGCAGCTGGTCACCAAGTTCATCAACGGCATCATGCGCCGTGGGAAGAAGAGCGTTGCGGAGAAGATCTTTTACGGCGCCATGGAGCTCATTCAAGCACGCACCAACGACGATCCCATGAAGATCTTCAAGCGTGCGGTGGACCAGGTGAAGCCTCAACTGGAAGTGAAGTCCCGGCGGGTGGGTGGTTCCACCTACCAGGTGCCGGTGGAGGTACCTCCTAACCGCCAGCTGTCGCTTTCCATCCGCTGGCTTATCGAATACGCCAAGCAGCGGCATGAGAAGTCCATGATGGAAAAGCTGGCGGCCGAGCTTTTGGACGCCGCAAACAACCGCGGCGGCGCTATTAAGAAGCGTGAGGATACGCACCGTATGGCTGAAGCCAACAAGGCCTTCAGTCACTACCGGTGGTAA
- the rpsL gene encoding 30S ribosomal protein S12, with product MPTIAQLVRMGRAKVVEKTKSPALRGCPQKRGVCTRVYTTTPKKPNSALRKVARVRLTNGIEVTAYIPGEGHNLQEHSVVLIRGGRVKDLPGVRYHVIRGTLDAQGVAGRNQGRSKYGTKRQKQQAAKAGGKK from the coding sequence ATGCCAACGATTGCGCAGCTTGTAAGAATGGGTCGGGCAAAGGTCGTGGAGAAGACCAAGAGCCCGGCTTTGCGTGGGTGCCCGCAGAAGCGCGGGGTGTGCACCCGGGTTTACACCACGACCCCCAAGAAGCCCAACTCCGCCTTGCGGAAGGTGGCGCGTGTGCGTCTCACCAACGGCATTGAGGTGACCGCCTACATTCCGGGTGAGGGCCACAACCTGCAGGAGCACTCGGTGGTGCTCATCCGCGGGGGGCGTGTGAAGGACCTTCCCGGTGTGCGTTACCACGTCATCCGCGGCACTTTGGACGCCCAGGGTGTGGCTGGCCGGAACCAGGGTCGCTCCAAGTACGGCACCAAGCGGCAAAAGCAACAAGCTGCCAAAGCAGGAGGGAAGAAGTAA